The Spirochaetota bacterium genome window below encodes:
- a CDS encoding RNA polymerase sigma factor RpoD/SigA — protein sequence MRSVFKRYGKRIRDLRTFLGACRKSGFISDADIRDAVAAKIIGASARTAVERFAKKHSLARERSDDAQKSVHHEKETFGVDGTIGIYLKQMGKTERLTEDAERTLWKKLRTLAAKKERYAKASAATELSNVEDEMKECEHVLIKSNLRLVVSIAKRYTSSGLSFLDLIDEGNIGLIEAIARFDHRKGFKFSTYATWWIKQSILKAIDSKRHMIRFPMHIHRLLRRYLDTMKTLSQKLGRDASTDEIAAELGVNAKTVASLAMFSKAPASMEAPIGDGESSDLSQFLEDKRTPSPHEEAFISSLRNTINDVLGELTEKQRRVVILRFGLDGSPVRTLEEVGMELKITRERVRQVQREAFERIKRLKSSERLKGYLHD from the coding sequence ATGCGTTCGGTGTTCAAGCGATATGGCAAGAGGATACGGGACCTGCGCACCTTTCTCGGTGCATGCAGGAAATCCGGCTTCATCTCCGACGCTGATATACGCGATGCGGTCGCCGCGAAGATCATCGGCGCATCCGCACGGACCGCCGTAGAGCGTTTCGCAAAAAAGCATTCACTCGCCCGCGAGCGCTCGGACGACGCGCAGAAAAGCGTCCATCACGAGAAGGAAACGTTCGGTGTTGACGGCACGATCGGCATTTACCTCAAACAGATGGGGAAGACCGAACGTCTTACCGAGGATGCCGAACGAACGCTTTGGAAAAAGCTCCGGACACTCGCCGCGAAGAAAGAGCGGTATGCAAAAGCGTCCGCAGCGACCGAATTGAGTAATGTCGAAGATGAGATGAAAGAGTGCGAGCATGTGCTCATTAAATCGAATCTTCGGCTCGTGGTCAGCATTGCCAAGCGATATACCTCGAGCGGGCTGTCATTCCTCGATCTTATCGATGAAGGGAATATCGGTCTTATCGAGGCGATAGCCCGCTTCGATCATCGGAAGGGGTTCAAATTCTCGACCTATGCCACCTGGTGGATAAAGCAGTCGATATTGAAGGCCATCGATTCAAAGCGCCATATGATACGGTTCCCGATGCATATCCATCGTCTGCTCAGGCGCTATCTCGATACCATGAAAACGCTTTCACAGAAGCTCGGGCGCGACGCTTCCACGGATGAGATAGCCGCGGAGCTCGGTGTGAACGCCAAGACCGTCGCGTCGCTCGCCATGTTCTCGAAAGCCCCCGCGTCCATGGAAGCGCCGATAGGCGACGGGGAATCGTCCGACCTTTCTCAGTTCCTCGAGGATAAACGAACGCCGTCGCCGCATGAAGAGGCGTTCATCTCGAGCCTGCGCAATACGATAAACGATGTGCTCGGTGAGCTGACCGAGAAGCAGCGGCGTGTGGTCATACTCCGCTTCGGGCTCGACGGCAGTCCCGTGCGAACGCTTGAGGAAGTGGGAATGGAACTTAAGATCACCCGTGAGCGTGTGCGCCAGGTGCAGCGCGAGGCCTTCGAGCGCATCAAGCGGCTCAAATCATCGGAGCGGCTGAAGGGCTATCTGCACGATTAG
- a CDS encoding ABC transporter substrate-binding protein, translating to MKKITLLILVFCTIISCRTKQHQYRVALAVSSVISRPGYDKAMRYSCEAMIDHVNRFGGINGNKIGLVVYDDGGDPEKARDNARTIAGQHDIIGVVGYVLPECLASAREVYDRDPIAVLTPVLTESGILGTNSVFRATVSDVAEGNAIADYAAMLGARRVFIIAQNGTAYSNTAFAIDNAAAGKFAVAGHKWFEPGEVDFANLAATVRNLSPDTVVIAGNFREAGLIVSELKPKRANITVIGTSDVAMADFVNIASVDHAENVLATTPFIFFKNLNESIDIFNDRYAKLSGRNATWVAFNTYEAMGLILHAAQNGADRGKIIDTLRARTGSQFLGLAGTHGFDEKQESTRTPIIVEVKRGKWAIAAKQLPRSEKIY from the coding sequence ATGAAAAAGATAACACTACTCATACTTGTCTTTTGTACCATCATCTCATGCAGGACCAAACAGCATCAATATCGTGTTGCGCTTGCGGTCAGTTCCGTCATTTCACGCCCCGGGTATGACAAAGCGATGCGCTACAGCTGCGAAGCGATGATCGACCATGTCAATCGCTTCGGCGGCATTAACGGGAACAAGATCGGTCTTGTCGTCTATGACGACGGCGGCGATCCCGAAAAGGCCCGCGACAATGCTCGAACGATCGCCGGCCAACATGATATCATCGGTGTTGTCGGCTATGTCCTTCCGGAATGTCTCGCATCGGCACGCGAAGTGTATGACCGGGATCCGATAGCCGTCCTCACACCAGTATTGACGGAAAGCGGCATACTCGGTACGAATTCGGTCTTTCGCGCGACCGTGAGCGATGTGGCCGAGGGAAATGCCATCGCCGACTATGCCGCCATGCTCGGTGCGCGCCGCGTGTTCATCATTGCGCAGAACGGCACAGCGTATTCGAATACTGCATTCGCCATCGACAATGCCGCCGCGGGGAAATTCGCGGTCGCCGGGCATAAATGGTTCGAGCCGGGCGAGGTCGACTTCGCCAATCTCGCCGCCACCGTTCGCAATCTCTCCCCGGATACCGTCGTCATCGCAGGGAATTTCCGCGAGGCGGGGCTCATCGTCTCGGAGTTGAAGCCCAAACGTGCGAACATCACCGTCATCGGCACGAGCGATGTCGCCATGGCGGATTTCGTCAACATCGCGAGCGTCGACCATGCCGAGAACGTGCTTGCGACCACACCGTTCATCTTCTTCAAGAATCTCAACGAATCCATCGATATTTTCAACGACCGTTACGCGAAACTTTCCGGCCGCAACGCGACCTGGGTGGCCTTTAACACCTACGAAGCGATGGGGCTGATACTCCATGCGGCACAGAACGGCGCGGACCGCGGCAAGATCATCGATACGCTTCGCGCACGCACCGGATCGCAATTCCTCGGCCTCGCCGGCACCCACGGATTCGATGAAAAACAGGAATCGACGCGTACACCTATCATTGTCGAGGTCAAGAGGGGTAAATGGGCCATCGCCGCAAAACAGCTGCCCAGATCAGAAAAGATATACTGA
- a CDS encoding NADH-quinone oxidoreductase subunit C yields the protein MNIFTGIIESRPGLIDSLAPDVSGIHAAYTRPHKLIDLLTLLKGEGYVMLKDMNAVDMLGMKDIPGDAENRFFVYYLLYAPAAKQHCIVKVMLNDREDIPSVSGLWCGANWQERQIFDMFGIVFSDHPALTRIIMMNGFEGHPLRKDFPITGGNGLALIKDILLPDPVDPGR from the coding sequence ATGAACATATTCACCGGCATCATCGAAAGCCGCCCCGGGCTTATCGATTCGCTCGCACCGGATGTGTCCGGCATCCACGCGGCATACACACGCCCGCACAAGCTCATCGATCTTCTCACGCTCTTGAAAGGCGAGGGATATGTGATGCTGAAGGACATGAACGCCGTCGATATGCTCGGCATGAAGGATATCCCCGGGGATGCCGAGAATCGCTTTTTTGTATATTATCTGCTGTATGCCCCGGCGGCAAAGCAGCATTGTATCGTGAAGGTCATGCTCAATGACCGGGAGGATATCCCGAGCGTAAGCGGGCTCTGGTGCGGGGCGAATTGGCAGGAGCGCCAGATCTTCGATATGTTCGGGATAGTGTTCAGCGACCATCCCGCTCTTACGCGCATCATCATGATGAACGGCTTTGAAGGGCATCCGCTGCGCAAGGACTTTCCTATTACCGGCGGCAATGGTCTTGCCTTGATCAAGGATATCCTTCTGCCGGACCCCGTCGATCCCGGGCGGTAA
- a CDS encoding class I SAM-dependent methyltransferase yields the protein MVRVACEMCGSETTERVYTDNGPGYERCVHCGLVYQNPQPKLDDVKSIYNENYFEYEVSNHSNFFSLMKRGLADIRFDALTQKFVRRRILDIGCATGLLLNHLKEQGWDSYGVEICHESAEYAAEEFGLTVFESKLEDVHFPDCHFDVVHLSHLIEHVPHPRELIEEIYRVLIPGGYMILTTPNIDGMAARLYGEDWRCVMDQHLYLFSKKTMKRMVEDAGFTVSRQISWGSLPVEKNPSPLLKKITDRMVKLLNVGDVMLLLCEK from the coding sequence ATGGTACGAGTGGCTTGCGAGATGTGCGGCAGTGAAACGACGGAACGGGTGTATACCGATAACGGCCCCGGGTATGAGCGGTGCGTGCACTGCGGCCTTGTCTATCAGAATCCGCAGCCGAAACTCGACGATGTGAAGAGCATCTACAACGAGAACTATTTCGAGTACGAGGTATCCAATCACTCGAATTTCTTCTCACTCATGAAACGCGGGCTTGCGGATATACGCTTTGATGCGCTGACGCAGAAATTCGTTCGGCGGCGCATACTCGATATCGGCTGCGCTACCGGCCTGCTGCTCAATCATCTGAAGGAACAAGGGTGGGATTCCTACGGCGTCGAGATATGCCATGAGTCGGCGGAATATGCGGCGGAGGAATTCGGCCTTACGGTGTTCGAGTCCAAGCTCGAGGATGTCCATTTTCCCGACTGTCATTTCGATGTCGTGCATCTTTCCCATCTCATCGAGCATGTGCCGCATCCGCGTGAGCTTATCGAAGAGATCTATCGGGTGCTCATCCCCGGCGGGTATATGATACTGACCACGCCGAACATCGACGGGATGGCGGCGCGGCTGTACGGCGAGGACTGGCGCTGTGTCATGGACCAGCATCTCTATCTGTTCTCGAAGAAGACGATGAAGCGAATGGTGGAGGACGCCGGCTTTACGGTGTCGCGGCAGATATCATGGGGGAGCCTCCCTGTCGAGAAGAACCCGTCGCCGCTCCTCAAGAAGATAACCGATCGTATGGTGAAGCTCCTCAACGTAGGCGATGTCATGCTTCTCCTCTGTGAAAAGTAA
- the nuoB gene encoding NADH-quinone oxidoreductase subunit NuoB translates to MTMPLGEQSSYKGLVVGSLNRFFNFARTYSFWSLPFATACCGIEYMSSMSPHFDIARFGAERPTFSPRQTDTLVVLGTVSYKMAPVLKEIYEQICEPKWVISVGVCASLGGMFNTYSTLQGIDKIIPVAMYVPFCPPRPEVILQAIMQLQKKVRAGRGEVCNVGIEGYQERQAGKLMLTAEEEAEIERIASGTRASCGFMYDHPEGCRQ, encoded by the coding sequence ATGACCATGCCGCTCGGGGAACAATCATCATACAAGGGGCTCGTTGTCGGAAGCCTCAATCGCTTCTTCAATTTCGCCAGGACATACTCGTTCTGGTCGCTTCCCTTTGCGACGGCGTGCTGCGGCATAGAATATATGTCATCGATGTCGCCGCATTTCGATATTGCGCGCTTCGGTGCCGAACGCCCCACGTTCTCGCCGCGGCAGACCGATACCCTCGTCGTGCTCGGTACGGTAAGCTATAAGATGGCACCCGTCCTCAAGGAGATCTACGAACAGATCTGCGAGCCGAAATGGGTGATAAGCGTCGGCGTATGCGCATCGCTCGGCGGCATGTTCAATACGTACAGCACGCTGCAGGGTATCGATAAGATAATACCGGTGGCGATGTATGTGCCGTTCTGTCCGCCGCGTCCCGAGGTCATTCTGCAGGCGATAATGCAGCTCCAGAAGAAGGTACGCGCCGGCAGGGGCGAGGTTTGCAATGTCGGTATTGAAGGATATCAGGAGCGGCAGGCGGGGAAACTCATGCTGACGGCGGAGGAGGAAGCGGAGATCGAGCGCATCGCTTCCGGTACGCGCGCATCGTGCGGTTTCATGTACGATCACCCCGAGGGCTGCCGACAATGA
- a CDS encoding NADH-quinone oxidoreductase subunit A, with the protein MERTVIPFILQIAFAVAASGAFILVGFLFSPKRFTKKKMDAYECGAGYFHDARVPIEIKFYVIAVLFLLFEVEVVFFFPFAASLKSFIREGSSIRALAGMLVFVAVLFVGYLYARAKGALSFRE; encoded by the coding sequence ATGGAACGCACTGTCATACCTTTCATCCTGCAGATCGCATTCGCTGTTGCGGCGTCCGGCGCGTTCATACTCGTCGGTTTCCTTTTTTCCCCGAAGCGTTTCACAAAGAAGAAGATGGATGCCTATGAATGCGGAGCGGGGTATTTCCATGATGCCCGGGTGCCGATAGAGATAAAATTCTACGTTATCGCCGTGCTCTTCCTTTTGTTCGAGGTGGAGGTAGTGTTCTTCTTCCCGTTCGCTGCATCGCTTAAGTCGTTCATCCGTGAAGGCTCGTCGATACGGGCGCTTGCCGGCATGCTCGTGTTCGTCGCGGTGCTCTTTGTCGGATATCTCTACGCGCGTGCCAAAGGCGCGCTCTCGTTCAGGGAATGA
- a CDS encoding AraC family transcriptional regulator, translating into MTRIQYLIERIGADNVLSLSVHPLITIPKTHPAWFEMRLAHHNNPICLAVKKSRANHERCVQYKTAKVARALTADGPCFDICPFGVLDHIVPVKPPNPSFVLFISYARAVIGTPRAGVVHQFVDEASLEKNVSLAPYLSQIAHVRSITEAVLFAGMDPLTLPVRESVLEKKVRIARDMVAEYFRLDVSLRKIAQALRMSEALLARYYKKAFGHTLHDDLNRERIAYSKRLLAKGYSITDAAFESGFNDASYFCRMFKRISGKSPRSWKRGY; encoded by the coding sequence ATGACGCGCATCCAGTATCTTATCGAGCGCATCGGCGCGGACAATGTGCTCTCACTGAGCGTGCATCCTTTGATAACCATACCCAAGACACATCCGGCATGGTTCGAGATGCGGCTCGCCCATCACAATAATCCGATATGCCTTGCCGTGAAGAAGAGCCGGGCGAACCATGAACGGTGCGTGCAGTATAAGACCGCGAAAGTGGCGCGCGCGCTTACCGCCGACGGGCCGTGCTTTGACATCTGTCCGTTCGGCGTGCTCGATCATATCGTGCCGGTAAAGCCGCCGAACCCGTCATTCGTGCTTTTCATCAGCTATGCACGAGCGGTCATCGGCACCCCCCGTGCCGGCGTCGTCCACCAGTTCGTCGATGAGGCGTCGCTCGAGAAGAACGTCTCACTCGCGCCGTACCTTTCGCAGATAGCCCATGTGCGGTCAATAACGGAAGCGGTGCTGTTCGCCGGCATGGACCCGCTGACGCTCCCCGTCCGCGAAAGCGTCCTTGAGAAGAAGGTGCGTATCGCCCGCGATATGGTCGCGGAGTATTTCAGGCTCGATGTTTCGCTCAGGAAGATAGCGCAAGCGCTGCGCATGTCCGAGGCGCTTCTCGCCCGGTACTATAAGAAAGCGTTCGGTCATACCCTCCATGACGATCTGAACCGGGAACGCATCGCCTATTCGAAGCGGCTTCTTGCCAAAGGCTATTCGATAACGGACGCCGCCTTTGAATCCGGTTTCAACGACGCGAGCTATTTCTGCCGCATGTTCAAGCGTATCTCCGGCAAAAGCCCGCGTTCGTGGAAGCGGGGGTATTGA
- a CDS encoding DHH family phosphoesterase translates to MVTKKISDISACIAKHDRFTVVGHYNPDVDCVTSTLVMGLALSALGKKSVMVNADAMHKRLATIPFIDRMIFSYDVNKLETNGVLIVVDAGDINRIGTLYEYKHLFDDVIFIDHHVLRCEGGTLTYVDETASSAVELVNELFALHAPGTIRNELATLVYAGIASDTGFFCFRNTNERSLRTAADMIEAGADVEAVDGMLNRVMDENDFHLLSKLLLQVRSFDNGTIVYSVQRTENPGESYADFCVSPIDYVMRVRTVRVGFVVRETERIWRVSMRSRGGVNVRAIAESFGGGGHVKAAGCEFEKSKYDLNGIIETVTARIRAETAKLG, encoded by the coding sequence ATGGTGACGAAAAAGATCAGTGACATAAGCGCGTGCATCGCCAAACACGACCGCTTCACCGTCGTCGGACATTATAATCCCGATGTGGACTGTGTGACGAGCACGCTCGTCATGGGGCTTGCGCTCTCCGCCCTCGGAAAAAAATCGGTCATGGTGAACGCTGATGCCATGCACAAGCGGCTCGCCACCATACCGTTCATCGACAGGATGATATTCTCCTATGACGTGAACAAGCTCGAGACGAACGGCGTGCTCATCGTTGTGGACGCGGGTGACATCAACCGCATCGGCACGCTCTATGAGTACAAGCATCTGTTCGATGACGTGATATTCATCGATCATCATGTGCTCCGCTGCGAGGGGGGGACGCTCACCTATGTGGATGAAACGGCGAGCTCCGCCGTCGAACTCGTCAATGAACTCTTCGCGCTCCATGCCCCCGGCACTATCCGAAACGAACTCGCCACCCTCGTCTATGCCGGCATCGCGAGCGATACCGGCTTCTTCTGTTTCCGCAACACCAATGAGCGTTCACTGCGGACGGCGGCCGACATGATCGAGGCCGGCGCGGATGTGGAGGCCGTCGACGGCATGCTCAACCGCGTCATGGACGAGAACGATTTCCATCTCCTTTCCAAGCTGCTCCTGCAGGTGCGTTCGTTCGACAACGGCACCATCGTCTATTCGGTACAGCGGACAGAGAACCCCGGCGAATCGTATGCCGATTTCTGCGTAAGCCCCATCGATTATGTCATGCGCGTGCGCACCGTACGCGTCGGCTTCGTCGTTCGCGAGACGGAGCGCATCTGGCGCGTGAGCATGCGGAGCCGCGGCGGCGTCAATGTGCGCGCGATAGCCGAAAGCTTCGGCGGCGGCGGACACGTGAAAGCTGCGGGCTGCGAATTCGAGAAATCAAAGTACGACCTGAACGGCATCATCGAAACAGTGACGGCGCGGATACGCGCGGAAACGGCGAAGCTCGGCTGA
- the rbfA gene encoding 30S ribosome-binding factor RbfA, whose amino-acid sequence MPKHRMDRINETLAHHLAKLIVEESVDPRLATIITITKVETTKDLRTATVSISVLDTSRVKDVLRALSHASGFFIERLKDLMPMRYIPSLRFVYDDSLVRMNSVLTRMKAIENERKEHGDEKDQ is encoded by the coding sequence ATGCCGAAACACAGAATGGACAGGATAAATGAGACGCTCGCCCACCACCTCGCCAAGCTCATCGTCGAGGAATCGGTGGACCCGCGTCTTGCGACCATCATCACCATCACGAAGGTCGAGACGACGAAAGACCTGCGGACAGCGACCGTATCGATATCCGTCCTTGATACATCGCGCGTCAAAGACGTGTTGCGGGCCCTCTCGCATGCGAGCGGATTCTTCATCGAACGGCTCAAGGACCTCATGCCGATGCGCTACATCCCGTCGCTCAGGTTCGTATACGATGACTCGCTCGTACGAATGAACTCCGTGCTGACCAGGATGAAGGCTATTGAGAACGAAAGGAAAGAGCATGGTGACGAAAAAGATCAGTGA
- the bioA gene encoding adenosylmethionine--8-amino-7-oxononanoate transaminase, whose protein sequence is MERYQALDVRHMWHPCSHMHDYEAYPAVAVRRARGVWLYTEDGRRILDAVSSWWVNLFGHGNRRIARAIAKQSKKLEHVIFANYTHEPASRLAAELSGLFDHQLPRVFFADNGSSAVEIALKMSYHFRVNTGAPERDGFGFISGAYHGETVGALSVGALGLYKRIYQPMLMNTAALPGPDCYRCPYGLSRETCNAECFSGTERSIRENAHLSAVIIEPMLQAADGMKMYPARYLIKLRALTRTLGIHLICDEIASGFGRTGAMMASHHASIVPDIVTVSKGLTGGFLPLSAVLVSEAMYQAFYAPYSENKAFLHSHSYTGNPIACAAANAVFALFRERDVLSDIAEKGAYIRERAMAIAGHPSVGEIRSLGMVTAIELVADKASKQPLDSALRTGYRIYREAEHNGVLLRNLGDILYFMPPYVISRREIDRMVDTALRAIRSILPE, encoded by the coding sequence ATGGAACGATACCAGGCGCTCGATGTCCGTCATATGTGGCATCCCTGTTCGCATATGCACGATTATGAAGCGTACCCCGCCGTTGCGGTGCGCCGCGCACGGGGCGTGTGGCTGTATACTGAGGACGGCAGAAGGATACTCGATGCCGTTTCATCGTGGTGGGTGAACCTTTTCGGTCACGGGAACAGGCGCATCGCCCGGGCGATAGCGAAGCAGTCGAAAAAACTAGAGCATGTGATATTCGCTAATTATACGCATGAGCCGGCTTCCCGTCTTGCCGCGGAGCTTTCAGGTCTGTTCGATCATCAGCTGCCGCGGGTCTTTTTTGCGGATAATGGATCGTCCGCCGTTGAGATAGCGCTCAAGATGTCATATCACTTCCGCGTCAATACCGGTGCGCCAGAACGGGATGGATTCGGCTTTATTTCGGGTGCCTATCACGGGGAAACGGTCGGCGCGCTTTCGGTCGGCGCGCTCGGTCTTTATAAGCGTATCTACCAACCGATGCTCATGAACACGGCAGCGCTGCCGGGGCCGGATTGTTACCGCTGCCCGTACGGGTTATCGCGTGAGACCTGCAATGCCGAATGTTTTTCCGGGACGGAGCGATCGATACGGGAGAACGCGCATCTTTCGGCCGTGATCATAGAACCGATGCTGCAGGCCGCCGACGGCATGAAGATGTATCCCGCCCGGTATCTCATCAAATTGCGTGCATTGACGAGGACGTTGGGTATACATCTGATATGCGACGAGATAGCATCCGGCTTCGGCCGTACCGGTGCGATGATGGCATCACATCACGCCTCCATTGTGCCGGATATCGTCACGGTGTCCAAGGGGCTTACCGGCGGTTTCCTCCCGCTTTCGGCCGTTCTCGTCAGTGAAGCGATGTATCAGGCGTTCTATGCGCCGTACAGCGAGAACAAAGCGTTCCTGCACTCACATTCCTATACCGGAAATCCCATCGCCTGTGCTGCCGCCAACGCCGTATTCGCACTTTTCCGGGAACGCGATGTGCTCTCGGATATCGCCGAAAAGGGGGCATATATCCGGGAGCGGGCGATGGCTATTGCAGGACATCCGTCGGTAGGGGAGATACGATCGCTCGGCATGGTCACCGCAATAGAACTGGTTGCGGATAAAGCATCAAAACAACCGCTCGACAGCGCCCTGCGTACCGGATACCGCATCTACCGCGAGGCGGAACACAACGGCGTTCTGCTCCGCAATCTCGGCGATATACTCTATTTCATGCCTCCGTACGTCATTTCCCGCCGCGAGATAGACAGAATGGTCGATACCGCGCTCCGTGCGATACGTTCCATCCTGCCCGAATAG
- a CDS encoding 5-formyltetrahydrofolate cyclo-ligase — translation MRREDVILKSYIILENFISRIDVKKYTKAFVYLNFRNEPISGGIIHYLLEHTLTVSAPRIDRTDNLMRPCIITDAIDDLAVDPFGFRTPSAHAPTADPSSIDLVIAPGVAFDETGNRIGFGRGYYDTFFRGNAKALRVALAYDFQVLRELPVTPRDEKIDMIITETRILTPYARTSL, via the coding sequence ATGCGTCGTGAGGACGTCATCCTCAAAAGCTATATCATCCTTGAGAATTTCATCTCCCGTATCGACGTTAAGAAGTACACGAAGGCATTCGTCTATCTCAATTTCCGCAATGAGCCGATAAGCGGCGGCATCATCCATTACCTGCTCGAGCATACGCTCACCGTATCGGCGCCGCGCATCGACCGTACGGACAATCTCATGCGCCCCTGCATCATCACCGATGCCATTGACGACCTTGCCGTTGACCCCTTCGGTTTCCGCACGCCCTCGGCACATGCACCGACCGCGGACCCGTCGTCCATCGACCTGGTCATCGCCCCTGGTGTCGCCTTCGACGAAACGGGTAATCGTATCGGGTTCGGACGCGGCTACTACGATACGTTCTTCCGCGGCAACGCAAAGGCGCTGCGCGTAGCACTTGCATACGATTTTCAGGTGCTGCGGGAGCTCCCCGTCACGCCGCGCGACGAAAAGATAGACATGATCATCACTGAAACGCGTATCCTTACGCCGTATGCGAGGACTTCGCTGTAA
- a CDS encoding FapA family protein has protein sequence MPEKDKEVKATQFQFSFDRESNIRQVYELIASGSKDNALFEALAHRFVKPQDPILKALVKDPGIKPGRGVIFEKTSGLYRAENFGYVHYEGLVAVEVLPFVYVHPEQYIAMLILPPMEKVKSPIFIENVLGAVEAIGIKVPIDHEAVTRGTQDALSGGRGCAVVIAEGKAPVHGKVPKVKVDYIFKVEAGKETKGGTIDFRERGFVHNVRAGEVIGHYDDPVEPVNGMDIFGSVIKAAMDKDPVYRLGKNVEGDQYTKDIISTIDGIISITNNLLSVYDGTEIEKDVDFSTGNIEAQGSVVIKGNITPGFVVRAKGDIIVNGNIEDAVVESAGNVIVQGGIIGGEKSSIKAHGHVKASFLRNAPIESYGDVIIDQSIMNSQVKSDGRIICITGKGVVLGGKLSATKGIFANIAGASSGTATEMVVGRSLEADNRLKEIFESLKTNKENLKKIKMALGDEYFKDPKAFLSRLPAGKIPMVKDLLTQVADIVKKNTDLEAEKNTLLDQAHTQSRSTVTIYQTIFEGVIIFINHLKRAVSKEISGSEFFYMDEYDAIGERAPHKLDPKEFTF, from the coding sequence GTGCCTGAAAAAGACAAAGAAGTAAAGGCCACACAATTCCAGTTCTCCTTCGACCGGGAAAGCAATATACGGCAGGTATATGAGCTCATCGCGAGCGGTTCGAAGGACAACGCGCTTTTTGAGGCGCTTGCCCATCGGTTCGTGAAACCGCAGGACCCGATACTCAAGGCGTTGGTGAAAGACCCCGGGATTAAACCCGGTCGCGGCGTCATATTCGAAAAAACATCCGGGCTGTATCGGGCTGAGAATTTCGGCTATGTCCATTATGAAGGGCTTGTTGCCGTCGAGGTTCTCCCGTTCGTATACGTGCATCCGGAACAATATATCGCGATGCTCATACTCCCGCCGATGGAGAAGGTAAAAAGCCCCATCTTCATTGAAAATGTCCTTGGCGCCGTCGAAGCTATCGGCATCAAGGTGCCCATCGATCATGAAGCGGTAACGCGCGGGACGCAGGACGCTCTCTCCGGCGGCAGGGGATGCGCCGTCGTGATAGCCGAGGGGAAGGCCCCGGTGCACGGCAAAGTGCCGAAGGTCAAAGTCGATTATATCTTCAAGGTAGAGGCCGGTAAGGAGACGAAGGGCGGCACCATCGATTTCCGCGAACGCGGATTCGTGCATAATGTCCGCGCCGGCGAGGTCATAGGGCACTATGATGACCCTGTCGAGCCGGTCAACGGCATGGATATTTTCGGCAGCGTCATCAAGGCGGCCATGGATAAGGACCCCGTCTATCGGCTCGGCAAGAACGTCGAGGGGGACCAGTATACGAAGGACATCATCTCAACGATAGACGGCATCATCAGCATCACCAATAATCTGCTGTCGGTGTACGACGGAACGGAAATAGAGAAGGACGTCGATTTCTCCACGGGGAACATCGAGGCGCAGGGTTCGGTCGTCATCAAGGGGAATATCACGCCCGGTTTCGTAGTGCGCGCAAAGGGCGATATCATCGTGAACGGGAACATCGAGGATGCGGTCGTCGAAAGCGCAGGGAATGTGATAGTACAGGGCGGCATCATTGGCGGCGAGAAAAGTTCTATCAAGGCCCACGGCCATGTGAAAGCGAGCTTTCTCCGCAACGCCCCCATCGAATCGTACGGCGATGTCATCATCGATCAGTCGATAATGAACTCGCAGGTGAAATCGGATGGGCGCATCATCTGCATCACCGGAAAGGGCGTAGTCCTCGGCGGAAAACTATCCGCCACGAAAGGTATATTTGCCAACATAGCAGGGGCATCGTCCGGCACGGCGACCGAGATGGTCGTCGGCAGAAGCCTTGAGGCGGACAATCGCCTGAAGGAGATATTCGAATCGCTTAAGACGAACAAGGAAAACCTCAAGAAGATAAAAATGGCGCTTGGCGATGAGTACTTCAAGGACCCCAAGGCGTTCCTTTCACGGCTGCCTGCGGGCAAAATACCGATGGTAAAGGATCTCCTGACGCAGGTGGCGGATATCGTCAAGAAGAACACCGATCTCGAAGCGGAGAAGAACACCCTTCTCGATCAGGCGCATACGCAGTCGAGATCGACGGTGACGATATATCAGACGATATTCGAGGGCGTCATCATTTTCATCAATCACCTGAAACGTGCTGTCTCGAAAGAGATATCGGGCAGCGAATTCTTCTACATGGATGAATACGACGCTATCGGTGAGCGGGCGCCGCATAAGCTCGATCCGAAGGAATTCACGTTCTGA